A segment of the Trifolium pratense cultivar HEN17-A07 linkage group LG7, ARS_RC_1.1, whole genome shotgun sequence genome:
GAATGAAGCAATATTACGTAACTCGTGTAATGTTCTCCCCTTTCCCTCCAATTTTTCTTTCCCTAGTGTTGGGCATAACCAAATTTCCACGTAAACACCTAGCAATACTTACAAAATAGTAATATTCAGCAACGAAAAAGACCATGTCCGGATCAACAACACCCCAAAACTAATTTTCTACAGCATGGATAACATTGGGAGGAAAATTTCATGTCAGCATCCCAACAATTCCATCTTCATTCTAACAAAATCCATGCCCTTATCATCTGTGGCTACTGGCTACCACCACTAGAGATGAAAAATAGACATTATTAAACTTCATTTGCTAACTTGAATATCTAGATACTAAAATGTCCTCAAACATGTACAGAGAACGAAATTCCAAAAATTAAGCCCCGAATGTCTCCTGATATTTGtaagtttgttttcttttgttttttggtcCATCAGACATTTTGCTAATCTGATGCAAAAACCTTAGACTGCAACTGTTTTTTGAAGAATTAAACTAAACTACCTGGTACTCGAGCTGCCCTCTAGCTTAGATTCTGCTCTGACATAGGTGAGACCTCGAGAAACAGGTGCAGATATACTGCTGTTTTTTGAAGTTTCACCACTGTCACATGAGGTACCTTGTGCATCCCGCTTCCATTGGAAGCTCCTGGCACCAAATTTAATTGGGGGCCTGGATGTAAATGCCCCAGCAATACCTGTTGGAATCGGGGCTCTGAGAAACCTTGCAGAAGGATAAGGAGACCCCTTAACTCCACGTGGCCATGGAACAGCGGGAGCATAATCTTGATGTTGTGCGGTACTTTTCCTCACAACCTGTAAGAAGATTAATAGCAAAACAATTCGGTCACTATTGTTTTTCGATACTGGAATAAGTCAATTTACGATCCAAACAAACCATTTATTAACCAAAACATGCGTGGCTGGTGAACAGAATTTTAAAATTGCATTATGAAcatgaaatataagtaaaactATGTTCTGCACACATTAGGAGTCATGTCCTACCCTTTCCTCCCCAAGAAAATCAGGTAGTTAAATGAGCTATGATCCCATTTTATGGGGTTCTAGGAAAACACCTGCAAAAGCCATGAATGATGGCCACATCAAGAGCCATGTATCAAGAGACCTCAGATCACAAACTAGTTTCCTTGAGTTAGGCCTAATGAAATCAGCCATCCATATCAACTTTACTCAGCCAAACTCATCCTTACagcatttatttattatatttgcaTACAAAAAGATACCGAAAGTATTTCCAAGAGACCGGCGACAGAATTGGATCAAAACTTTTGGAAGGGGTGGGTGAATAATGGGCTGAACAAAATTGGGATATGGTTCGTTGACAGTAACTTACAAAACACATACATAATTTCATAAtgatttttattcaaatttttttggaaaagttCTGATAGAATCACAAGAACAATTGAATCATGGACAAAAGTTATGGAGAATTTACTCTAGAAGAAAAGGGGACAGTTATATGGAAAAGTTGCAGAGGGGGAAGTAGTGGTTTGACATATTTTAGAAGTGTTCATCCAATGTCTTTGGCTAACACAGCTCTGGGAGCTGAGCTGAgtgatattttcattttttttattaagatttCTAATGTTATTAAGATTTCCAAGTCCGCAGGAGAGCTCGCTCAAGAACAGCAAGAGCAGAAAAAGTTCTGCTCTCTTTCTGCCAAGTTCACCAAGCAATGGGAAAATAATCACAATGGCAAACCACCTTAGTGTCACCAAGGATTAAACTATTTGGGGTGTTTGGGAATGAAACCCATTCTTTCAGGACAATGAAGCTGGAAGTGTAGCAATAGCATCTCAATCCTTATTTTGGCTGATAGTGGGGCCACCCATAACTTTATTGCACCGGGGGGTGGGGGGTGGGGGTGGGGGGGTGTTCTCGGAATAATAATGTTGAGGGATGTAGTCATAGGACTTTCACATGAGAAAGGTTTCTGACATTGAGGTGGCAGTTGGCAAATTTTTAAGTGTCGTTGATGCTTCGGTGGATTGGATTTAATTTTAGGCATTGCATGGCTGGGAACTTGGGGAGAGGTGACAATAGAATTGAGAAACCATGACTATGACGTTTCAAAATAAAGGGGAGGAAGCGCCGGCAAGAACTATTGAAGGCTCAGGCCGAAGACTTACAATCTATTTTGAACAAATTTTCTAAAGTATTTCAGGAATCTAAGTGGTTACCTCCCAAGGAGCTTTGATCATGCTATTAATTTTCTGCCAGGGCAAGGTCCAGTTAGCTTTTACCCCCTATACATACCCTCAGCTACACAAAGATGAAATTCTCGGTGGCTATTGCAGAATTGAATTACTATTTACTAGGAACAGTAGCAGTACCAATTACTGTTCATTCCTACTATTCTAGAAGGATTTTAGTTGGCGTATGTATGTGTGTGATAGAACACTAGGGTCCGATCGGTTGATGGCCCAATCATTGGGCCCAAACTACACACACTCACATGACATCATCTTCTAGAAGTAATTAGAAAGGGAGGGAACAATAGTTAGTTGCATATTCTCTTGACTTCATGGTAACAAATCAGTTATAGGAGAGAAGGTAGAGATGATGGAACCCATTCAGAAAGATTTTAGAGAATTGGTTAGGACTCCTATGGTTGGTGCGTTCACACTCTGGTTTATCCTTACAGTTTCTATTTTTCCACCATTGTAGAGCTTGAGCTTATCTTTACTATTCAATAATATATAGTTTCATTGTCTTGATTTTACGGGTTCCATCAGTAAAGCACTTAACAAGGTAACAATACAAGATAAATTTCTGATTCTGGCTGTTGGCTCCATGAATCCCAATACTTTTCTAAGTTGGATTTAAAATCTGGCTTGTCACCAAAATAGGATGAAACTGAAGTTACAAAAAGACTGCACTGATTTTGGACAGTTGATGATCATCAAGAGTATTTAGTAATGCCATTTGGCCTTACTGATGCTCCATCGACATTTCAAGCagctattttgaattttattgaCCTACAAAATGCTCCACCAACATTCCAAACATGTTTTACTGGAAAGGGAGGACTGTTAACAGTGAGTCCATGAAAATcatagaaaaattccaatttctTATTGCGGGAGGGGTGGGGGGTGGGGGGTGGGGGGTTTCTATTTATTTCTTAACTTTCTGTTAGGATGTCGCAAATTGTAAAATGGACTCATGGACCAATATATCTAACACCTTTTTCCCAATCTTTGAAACATACTGAGGTTTTATACCCATTCCAATGCAAGAGTATAGCGGTCAAAAGGAAATTCAACGTGAGCCTTGATCATAGGTTAGTGACGCAATGAAAAGCTTATCGCATATCAACTATctaatcaattaaaaaatatcCAAATTGAGGAGGAAAACCGAACATGAATAATTATGAGGAAAGCCTCCAGATAACTGAAGTACTATGCAGACATCAATACCTTAAGAATACGTGACATGAAGGAAGTTCCATCCAGTGATAATGCATTATCAGCTGCTTCTTTATGCATGAACTCCACATAAGCTGCCCTGCTCCAAAAAATGTGATTTATAGAGAGATACAAAAAATTTGAACATAGTCATAAACATATAAAATGCATGAACATCTGAAACGCCTTACCCTTTTGGCTGTCCTGTTATCGAATCAGTAACTATAACAGCATCTAGCACTTCCCCAAATTTATTGAAATGCCGACAAATGGCATCTTTGGTAGCAGCAAAATGAACCTGAGAAGACCAATATGCAACTTTAGAAGGTGAATAAATCCTATTCATACCAACCCACAAAGGGTCTACCCAAGTACCCAACACATAACAAAGGACTGAAGGAGCAAGAGTTATTACATTGCTAGCAAATATGATTCGAGAATCAGCATCGTCTATCAGACAACTAGCGGCACATGAACCACCTGAGAACATAAAACTCAAATTAATAGTACAACTTtagataaataaatgagaaatgAAAAGTATATTATGTTGTGATAAAATGACAGAAAAGTTGGTAATATTTATGTCTTACACTATATTTTTCACAGTCCTACTGTAAACAGGAAGCTTgacgccaaaaatataaaatattagaacttACCGGTACCAGGCGTTGATGGTTGTGCCTTCTGAGTCTCTTTCAGCAAATCCAAAGAAGGTTTCACCTGTGAACACCATAAGCCAACAACATTAATGAAAATGAGCCAACATAAACTCCAAGTGTCATTTAGACTGAATGCAAGTCAAAATAACTCACTTTTCCATTGTCAATTTTCACCGTTTTGGCATTCTCATTCACCATACCCGGGCCAGATCTTAGAGATCCAATTCCACTGTTTAAAGTTTTATGACCAGATAATTGTGCAACCTTTCTTGGTTTAGGGTATTGTTCTAGGACTGGTGGATTCCAAGCATTTACATTAACAGAAATATTCACTATCTTGGAATTGTTAGGTGCAGCAGATGATTGCTCCTGGTTTCTATTCTTTTTTAGAAGCATATTATCATAATCACTTTTGGCTACACTATAGTGCATCATCGGTGAATCCTCACCCCTCTTTCCACCAGAAGAACTTAACTGAGAAACTCTACCCACACTATTGCCCATGAAATTAACATCGTCATACCCTTCATTGTCTGAAGAAGAATCAGAAGGAGAACCAGTTTCATGATCCAACATTGTCATATTTGCAGCATACGGATCACCatagtaatttttttcatgATACAAAAATGGGCTTTGCTCTTGATATTGGTTATCTTCAAGTTGCATGTTACCATATAATGGATACATATCATTACCAATCTCTTGATATTGGTTATCTTCAAGTTGCATGTTACCATATGATGGATACATATCATTACCAATCCAATCAAATGCACTTTCTGAGGATTTTAACTTTACCGCGTCTTCGGCAGCTTCTTCCACAGCCTTAAACACTGTAGCCCTGGGGTTTGCCTCCCTGGAAATGGTCTGCATCGTATAAGGATGTTCAACCATTGATGACTCAACATAGGATGAAGAAACTGCAGAACGGAAACGTTTTAAAGAGGGCTCCACTGGTGTGCCCAAATTAGATGGCCTGGAAGTAGCCACTGCATCTCGCACTGCAAACTGAAACAGCCGTTGAGGAGCACCAATAGTTGCTTGTGAAACTGAATCCCTCTGCCAAAGTTATTTGGTAAGCTAGATGCTTGAAAGGATAAAAGCAAGATGTATTTACTCacttatacaaaaataaaaatgggcAAGTAAAATAGCACCAAGTTAAAATTCTATTCAAACAGGATATAATTTATTTACAAGTTATTGGAACTAAAAGAAAACAAGTACAGATAAATAATAAGTGATGTGggctaatttatttattcaatacaATTCCAACACGCAATAATGCAGTGTCCAAATCAAGTGAAAATAAAATCACTAAAGCAACTATTGTTCCACATGTGGTGTGTAAACATGTCCCTTATACCATTCATGATAAACCCATTATTCGTGTGGAAAACTTACTAGGAGAACTAGAATATAAAAATGTCTAAGAATGATATCATTAGTGGTTCAGACCTTAGTCTTTTGTTGCTCAACAGCATAACCCCTTTTCCTCTGAACAGGTGGTGCAGGAGATGGTGGCCTTGGACCACggttgaccttttttttttttgcaataggACGACGGTCGACTTTAGATTGGGATTTTTCGTCCAAATGCATGCTGTCAACCACAAAGCTCAGCATGGGTGGTGCTTCGGTGTCTCTGCCTACTAACCCTTTCCAATCTTTGTTACGGCGACTTCTAGACCTTACACTTTCTGACGTTGAATTCAAATTCTGAAAACCATCATCATCAGCTTGGACCTTTGATAGAAGCTTGCTTTTGGGAGCTTCATCCTGTAATCCCTTAGATGGTACATATAAATCTATATTCAAAGCCAAATGATCCCACAGCCTGTTAACAAGATACGCCAACAAATTAGCACAAACAAATAATCATGGTTGTAACCTGTAACTGTAAGTACTACATTGCTTGCACTTGCATCAAATTTATTGGTATCCATCAAAAAGGGGATAAACATAAGTTACCACTTACCAGGATACAAAAGAATCACTGTTATCCCCCAAAAAAACATTCAACTTATTCTTCGCGTGATCTTTGCCCCTACCATTCTTCAGTAACACAATAACATAATCCTGGCGGTGCATTAGGTGAACGTCAATTCTCGTTTGTAATGACAAATACTTTACATCTATAAAGTCAAATCCATCATATGAAAATGGTAATATCCCACAGTAAATTATTACCTTTACCCAACCAACAAATATACcacatataatattaaaaattaaacaaaaaggAGAAATGTCTAACTCTTACTCTTTCAACTAAGTCTAACATgtacaaaaaaagtaaataaaaagaataaagaacCTTAACTAAAAAATACACGCATCTATTTACCCACACAACAAAAATTTGATACACAACTAGGACGCCACAAACTCACTGTTACAAGGGTGGTGATTGTCTGTATCATGATGTGTTCCACAAGAGTTTGTAATTATTcatttattcttcttcttcatgaaTCATGACTATAGAAGAACAAGGTTTACAAAAATTATCCTTGAAATAAAACCCAAATAACTTGCACCATAGAGTGGTACATTTCAAACGTACCAATCAAGTGTAGGGAGGCATAAACTTCCTCAAGCAGGGGAATTATATTATGATGATTGTGGTAATTCAAAATACAGAGTAAAACCTTCAATTATAAAAGCGGCATTATAACTGAGTACTTAACTCAGATTTACTAGAAATCTCAACAATTGTACCAATAAAAGAACAAACTATAATAACcatatttttatgatatttcAGACAACCACCCAACCCCAAAAGATGCAGCAATACCAAGGGTACCTAGTATCATCCAAACCATCATCCATAACCAAGTTGAATCAACTTCATCGAGCATGACACTAATTGCTCTTAATTTCACAgctattttcttcaaaatcaaagTACTAGCTACTAGTTAGCACAATGACCAATAAAACTCAAAGCTTCTCATTTAATCATTTTATGTAAAGGATTTCAATAGCTTCCCATTTAATGTTTTCTCTATAAATCTTTTATAACAAGAAAcagaataaaaaagaatatgacATTTTTTGTAATCAAAggttaaaa
Coding sequences within it:
- the LOC123893832 gene encoding uncharacterized protein LOC123893832, with product MGSIDDSDDQNFKVDFTAEGVKVLKEKLNEKLNELMGNYTDEILVDYVIVLLKNGRGKDHAKNKLNVFLGDNSDSFVSWLWDHLALNIDLYVPSKGLQDEAPKSKLLSKVQADDDGFQNLNSTSESVRSRSRRNKDWKGLVGRDTEAPPMLSFVVDSMHLDEKSQSKVDRRPIAKKKKVNRGPRPPSPAPPVQRKRGYAVEQQKTKRDSVSQATIGAPQRLFQFAVRDAVATSRPSNLGTPVEPSLKRFRSAVSSSYVESSMVEHPYTMQTISREANPRATVFKAVEEAAEDAVKLKSSESAFDWIGNDMYPSYGNMQLEDNQYQEIGNDMYPLYGNMQLEDNQYQEQSPFLYHEKNYYGDPYAANMTMLDHETGSPSDSSSDNEGYDDVNFMGNSVGRVSQLSSSGGKRGEDSPMMHYSVAKSDYDNMLLKKNRNQEQSSAAPNNSKIVNISVNVNAWNPPVLEQYPKPRKVAQLSGHKTLNSGIGSLRSGPGMVNENAKTVKIDNGKVKPSLDLLKETQKAQPSTPGTGGSCAASCLIDDADSRIIFASNVHFAATKDAICRHFNKFGEVLDAVIVTDSITGQPKGAAYVEFMHKEAADNALSLDGTSFMSRILKVVRKSTAQHQDYAPAVPWPRGVKGSPYPSARFLRAPIPTGIAGAFTSRPPIKFGARSFQWKRDAQGTSCDSGETSKNSSISAPVSRGLTYVRAESKLEGSSSTR